The following are encoded together in the Candidatus Methylomirabilis oxygeniifera genome:
- a CDS encoding Heat shock protein Hsp20, with product MAIVRWDPFRDVTTLQERMNRLFDQALSRTRMDDEEGLTASMWSPAVDIFETSDSIVMKAELPGVSRDNIDIQVQDNTLMLKGERKFEREVKEENYLRIERSYGAFQRAFNLPTVVQQDKIKAVFKDGVLEVTMPKAEEAKPKQVKIDVK from the coding sequence ATGGCGATTGTTCGATGGGATCCCTTCCGCGATGTCACAACGCTTCAGGAGCGGATGAACCGCCTGTTCGATCAGGCGCTGTCCCGAACCCGTATGGATGATGAGGAGGGGTTGACTGCCTCCATGTGGTCACCCGCCGTGGATATCTTCGAGACCTCCGACAGCATCGTCATGAAGGCGGAGCTGCCAGGGGTAAGCCGGGACAACATCGATATTCAGGTACAGGACAACACCCTGATGCTGAAGGGCGAGCGGAAGTTCGAGCGCGAGGTCAAGGAGGAAAATTACCTTCGGATCGAGCGCTCATACGGGGCGTTTCAGCGTGCCTTCAACCTGCCCACCGTCGTCCAGCAGGACAAGATCAAGGCAGTGTTCAAGGACGGCGTGCTGGAAGTCACCATGCCAAAAGCGGAAGAAGCTAAGCCGAAGCAAGTGAAGATTGACGTAAAGTAA
- the dnaK gene encoding Chaperone protein dnaK (Heat shock protein 70) (Heat shock 70 kDa protein) (HSP70) (Evidence 2a : Function of homologous gene experimentally demonstrated in an other organism; PubMedId : 10613857, 9108282; Product type f : factor), whose product MPKVLGIDLGTTNSVMAIMEAGDPVVVPNAEGGRLTPSVVAFSKEGERLVGQVAKRQATTNPENTIFSIKRFMGRRNEEVSQEIKLVPYKVIRAGNGDASVEVRGKSYSPPEISAMILQKMKTDAEAYLGEKITQAVITVPAYFNDSQRQATKDAGKIAGLEVLRIVNEPTAASLAYGLDKKKDEKIAVYDLGGGTFDVSILELGEGVFEVKSTNGDTHLGGDDFDERIISWLVDEFKKDQGIDLRKDRMALQRLKEAAEKAKCELSTVLETEINLPFITADASGPKHLSIKLTRAKLEQLVEDLIQRSIGPCRQALKDAGLDPSSIDEVVLVGGQTRMPKVQMLVRELFGKEPHKGVNPDEVVAVGAAIQAGVLVGDVKDVVLLDVTPLSLGIETLGGVMTRLIERNTTIPTRKSELFTTAADSQTSVEIHVLQGERQLARDSRTLGRFHLVGIPPAPRGIPQIEVAFDIDANGILNVAAKDLATSKEQKITITASSGLTKDEIERMVKESDRCAEEDKKRREEIEVRNQLDSLCYQTEKMLSENREKLPIAELGALETAINSAKEALKGEEVDKQRETLDQLTKASHRLAELLYQQAQSKQQAAPGGQTQSEPSQGAPEGGVVDAEFEDLGGKGDRK is encoded by the coding sequence GTGCCAAAAGTTCTCGGTATTGATCTTGGAACTACCAATTCAGTGATGGCTATCATGGAGGCCGGAGACCCTGTGGTCGTCCCCAATGCCGAGGGCGGTCGATTGACCCCATCGGTGGTAGCCTTCTCGAAGGAGGGGGAGCGACTAGTCGGTCAGGTCGCCAAGCGGCAGGCAACGACCAACCCTGAAAACACGATCTTTTCCATCAAGCGCTTCATGGGTCGACGCAATGAGGAGGTCAGCCAGGAGATTAAGCTGGTGCCGTACAAGGTAATTCGGGCCGGCAATGGCGATGCCTCAGTTGAGGTAAGAGGGAAATCTTATTCGCCGCCTGAGATTTCCGCCATGATCCTCCAGAAGATGAAGACGGATGCCGAGGCCTATCTCGGAGAGAAGATTACACAGGCGGTGATTACCGTCCCGGCCTATTTTAATGACTCGCAGCGTCAGGCTACTAAGGACGCCGGCAAAATCGCCGGACTGGAGGTGCTCCGGATCGTGAACGAGCCGACGGCGGCGTCGCTGGCCTACGGCTTGGACAAAAAGAAGGACGAGAAGATCGCCGTCTACGACCTGGGGGGAGGGACATTTGACGTATCCATTCTGGAGTTGGGTGAAGGGGTCTTTGAAGTCAAATCTACCAACGGCGATACCCACCTCGGAGGCGACGACTTCGACGAGCGGATCATCTCATGGCTGGTGGATGAGTTCAAGAAGGATCAGGGGATTGATCTGCGGAAGGACCGGATGGCGCTTCAGCGCCTGAAAGAGGCTGCGGAAAAGGCCAAATGTGAGCTCAGCACGGTGCTGGAGACCGAAATCAACCTGCCGTTTATTACGGCCGACGCCTCCGGACCGAAGCACCTGAGCATCAAGCTCACGAGGGCAAAGCTCGAACAATTGGTCGAGGACCTGATCCAACGGTCCATCGGGCCCTGCCGTCAGGCTTTAAAGGACGCCGGTCTCGATCCCAGCAGCATCGATGAGGTCGTGCTGGTGGGCGGGCAGACCAGGATGCCGAAGGTTCAAATGCTTGTGCGGGAGCTTTTTGGGAAGGAGCCGCATAAGGGGGTCAACCCGGATGAGGTGGTCGCGGTCGGCGCAGCCATCCAGGCCGGCGTGTTGGTGGGTGACGTCAAAGACGTCGTCCTCCTGGACGTGACACCTCTTTCGCTGGGGATTGAAACCTTGGGCGGGGTGATGACTCGACTGATCGAACGGAACACCACCATCCCGACCCGCAAGAGCGAACTCTTCACGACGGCGGCCGACAGTCAGACCAGCGTGGAGATCCATGTCCTCCAGGGGGAGCGGCAACTGGCCAGGGACAGCCGGACACTGGGCCGTTTCCACCTGGTAGGGATCCCACCGGCACCGCGCGGCATTCCGCAGATCGAGGTCGCCTTCGACATCGACGCCAATGGGATCCTCAATGTTGCCGCGAAGGACCTTGCCACCAGCAAGGAGCAGAAGATCACGATTACTGCCAGCTCCGGACTGACCAAAGACGAAATCGAGCGAATGGTCAAAGAGTCCGACCGATGCGCCGAAGAAGATAAGAAACGACGCGAGGAGATCGAGGTCCGGAACCAGCTCGACAGCCTGTGCTATCAGACCGAGAAGATGCTGAGCGAGAATCGTGAAAAACTGCCGATTGCCGAACTGGGCGCCCTGGAAACCGCCATTAACTCAGCCAAGGAAGCCCTGAAGGGCGAAGAGGTAGATAAGCAACGCGAGACGCTTGATCAGCTTACCAAGGCCTCCCACCGGCTTGCCGAGTTGCTCTATCAGCAGGCGCAGAGCAAGCAACAGGCCGCCCCTGGTGGACAGACTCAGAGTGAGCCGTCGCAGGGGGCGCCGGAAGGTGGGGTTGTCGATGCCGAGTTCGAGGACCTCGGCGGTAAAGGTGATAGGAAGTGA
- the cutA gene encoding Divalent-cation tolerance protein cutA: MEPNSTHIVVFITTSSKQEAETIGKALIESRLAACVNIISAGVHSLFWWQGVIERQDEMLMLVKSRSDLLPSIIELVKELHSYTVPEVIALPIVAGSPDYLTWVDESLR; encoded by the coding sequence TTGGAACCAAACTCTACACATATCGTCGTGTTCATTACGACAAGCTCCAAACAGGAGGCCGAGACGATCGGAAAAGCGCTGATCGAGTCGCGACTGGCGGCCTGCGTCAACATCATCTCGGCTGGCGTGCACTCCCTCTTTTGGTGGCAGGGAGTGATTGAACGGCAGGACGAAATGCTCATGTTGGTCAAGAGCCGAAGCGATCTTCTCCCGTCCATCATCGAGCTGGTTAAGGAGTTGCACTCTTACACGGTGCCGGAGGTGATCGCGCTGCCCATTGTTGCCGGATCCCCTGACTACCTTACCTGGGTGGATGAGTCGTTACGGTAA
- a CDS encoding putative Membrane-bound lytic murein transglycosylase D (Evidence 3 : Function proposed based on presence of conserved amino acid motif, structural feature or limited homology) translates to MDPRFSRRLLGVAVAISLSVSPFASISAFSAEYQARSNSLTEIPQRHSLSDNQLTAAVVLPPHGVSIQPQSHVLDGTLRTPGDNERTLRNGLVHSSKGMQALAAGDRVGAQKELETARSILSQLPKAATSDELRLRLIEETALLHAALSGALSGQEADSPTDEREEEENEADTEAAPDLVVSEEEPVLASPGSEILSIPALDPSDFDVPIELNEQVKAYILYYQTRKSGVMSRAFERSGRFLPMMRRIFRDHGIPQDLVNLAYVESGFNYRAYSKAKASGIWQFIKPTGNRYGMRVNYWLDERRDPEKATHAAAAYLKDLYEMFQSWPLALAAYNAGEYRIQRAIEQQGTTDFWSLRLPKETELFVPAFMAVTIIAQDPDRYGFAAPVEEPWNVERVTVPGAIELRSVARTVGVSSDLIRDLNPALMRGVTPIHASEYEILLPPGAKEILLANLDQLPRYSYREPVRTAVKWHRVRKGETLELIASRHRTVPAELAGFNGLKVGDRLKVGALLRLSPAAPASKGAVVSVRGAGSRGRPMAAKKAVSSARSAAYIVKRGDTLSKVARIYGVTPDNLRQWNGLKRQAKLQPGQTLQVVAQTAKSNRDTGRGDVPASITPVRYRVRRGDTLWEIARVHDVTPDELRRWNDLGHKTPLLVGQELRIRVSES, encoded by the coding sequence ATGGACCCTCGATTCTCCCGAAGACTCCTAGGGGTAGCGGTCGCCATTTCGTTGAGCGTCTCGCCCTTCGCCTCCATTTCAGCCTTCTCTGCGGAGTACCAGGCTCGCAGTAATAGTCTCACCGAGATCCCACAGCGACACAGCCTCTCCGATAATCAGCTTACAGCCGCCGTGGTATTGCCTCCCCATGGGGTGAGTATCCAACCCCAGAGTCACGTCCTCGACGGAACGCTTCGAACGCCAGGCGACAACGAAAGAACCCTTCGGAATGGGTTAGTGCATTCTTCTAAGGGAATGCAGGCATTGGCGGCGGGAGATCGAGTCGGGGCTCAGAAAGAGCTGGAGACCGCAAGGAGCATCCTGTCACAGCTTCCTAAGGCGGCGACTTCGGATGAACTGCGGCTCAGACTTATCGAAGAAACGGCGCTCCTCCATGCGGCGCTTTCCGGCGCCCTTTCAGGTCAAGAAGCAGATAGTCCGACAGACGAGCGAGAGGAAGAGGAGAACGAAGCCGATACCGAGGCGGCCCCCGACCTCGTTGTTTCCGAAGAGGAGCCGGTCCTGGCGTCTCCGGGCAGCGAGATCCTGTCGATCCCTGCACTGGATCCGAGCGACTTTGATGTGCCGATCGAACTGAATGAACAGGTGAAGGCGTATATCCTCTACTATCAAACTCGAAAATCGGGAGTGATGAGCCGGGCCTTTGAGCGATCAGGTCGCTTTCTGCCGATGATGCGCCGGATCTTTCGAGATCACGGCATCCCACAGGACCTCGTCAACCTGGCGTACGTCGAAAGTGGTTTCAACTACCGCGCTTATTCCAAGGCAAAAGCATCCGGGATCTGGCAGTTCATCAAACCGACCGGGAATCGGTATGGGATGAGGGTCAACTACTGGCTTGATGAGCGGCGGGATCCGGAAAAGGCGACCCACGCGGCAGCCGCCTACCTGAAAGACCTGTATGAGATGTTTCAATCCTGGCCGCTGGCTCTGGCCGCATACAACGCAGGGGAGTATCGGATTCAGCGGGCCATCGAACAGCAGGGAACCACCGATTTCTGGTCGTTAAGGCTTCCGAAGGAAACTGAGCTCTTTGTTCCCGCCTTCATGGCGGTCACCATCATTGCCCAAGACCCCGATCGGTACGGCTTTGCCGCACCGGTTGAGGAGCCATGGAATGTGGAGCGGGTGACAGTGCCAGGGGCCATTGAGCTACGTTCTGTGGCTCGGACGGTAGGCGTGTCGTCAGACCTGATCCGGGATTTGAATCCGGCCCTGATGCGCGGGGTGACTCCCATACACGCTTCCGAATACGAGATTCTGCTCCCGCCTGGCGCCAAGGAGATCCTCTTGGCTAACCTCGATCAGCTCCCACGGTACTCGTACCGTGAGCCGGTCAGGACAGCAGTAAAATGGCATCGGGTCAGAAAAGGGGAGACGTTGGAATTAATCGCCTCGCGGCACCGGACTGTCCCTGCCGAGCTGGCCGGCTTCAACGGCCTGAAGGTTGGCGACAGGTTGAAGGTGGGGGCGCTGCTTCGATTGTCGCCGGCTGCACCGGCGAGCAAGGGGGCCGTGGTCTCTGTGCGAGGCGCCGGCTCCAGGGGTCGTCCGATGGCAGCGAAGAAGGCTGTATCCTCGGCCCGTTCCGCCGCCTATATCGTCAAGCGCGGCGATACGCTCTCGAAGGTCGCCAGAATTTACGGCGTGACGCCTGACAATCTGCGACAGTGGAATGGCCTGAAACGCCAGGCGAAGCTTCAACCGGGACAAACATTGCAGGTAGTCGCTCAGACCGCAAAAAGCAATCGTGACACCGGACGCGGGGATGTTCCAGCCTCTATAACTCCCGTTCGGTACAGGGTGAGAAGAGGCGATACCCTATGGGAAATCGCCAGGGTCCACGATGTTACCCCGGACGAACTCCGCCGATGGAACGACCTGGGGCACAAGACTCCGCTTTTGGTGGGTCAGGAGTTAAGGATCCGCGTCAGCGAGAGCTGA
- a CDS encoding protein of unknown function (Evidence 5 : No homology to any previously reported sequences), whose product MGNRQGPRCYPGRTPPMERPGAQDSAFGGSGVKDPRQRELTRHSLRPIVEFGSLDVITWGTQVFSRHSELTRATRRS is encoded by the coding sequence ATGGGAAATCGCCAGGGTCCACGATGTTACCCCGGACGAACTCCGCCGATGGAACGACCTGGGGCACAAGACTCCGCTTTTGGTGGGTCAGGAGTTAAGGATCCGCGTCAGCGAGAGCTGACGAGACATTCGCTCCGGCCCATCGTTGAATTCGGGTCGTTGGATGTCATCACATGGGGCACACAGGTCTTCTCACGTCATTCAGAGCTCACTCGTGCCACCAGGCGGAGCTAA
- a CDS encoding protein of unknown function (Evidence 5 : No homology to any previously reported sequences): MPPGGANRRIRFIAGVAFIAVSFLVYPSYLVIPLLPLSGTMKLGITLLASLLSWGMFGVGFYLSGREGYDWLKRRLRR; the protein is encoded by the coding sequence GTGCCACCAGGCGGAGCTAACCGGCGTATTCGGTTCATCGCAGGCGTTGCCTTCATTGCCGTAAGCTTTCTGGTCTACCCATCCTATCTTGTGATTCCACTCCTTCCACTTTCCGGTACGATGAAACTGGGCATCACTCTCCTCGCTTCGCTTCTGAGCTGGGGGATGTTCGGCGTCGGCTTCTATCTGAGTGGGCGAGAAGGGTATGACTGGCTCAAGCGACGCCTTCGTCGCTGA
- a CDS encoding protein of unknown function (Evidence 5 : No homology to any previously reported sequences) produces the protein MRCISPHTILLYCEIAHRCRHTIVHYPTNGHISQYAFWRIQSHAILMKAVRRERQASKDKTY, from the coding sequence ATGAGATGTATCTCGCCGCATACTATCCTACTTTACTGTGAGATCGCACATAGGTGTAGGCACACAATCGTGCACTATCCAACAAATGGCCACATCAGTCAATACGCATTTTGGCGTATACAATCTCACGCGATTCTAATGAAAGCGGTGCGGAGAGAACGGCAGGCCTCCAAGGATAAGACGTATTGA
- a CDS encoding Multicopper oxidase, type 2 precursor: MNEMSVTGNLLVRGKSNKRRSKSKGFALIGALLGTLAAVSPGSAAQSPQVRLDPDSIPQFAQPLPGLDLGAVVSSGPTGVGLKVYVGADAIVGSTEIHICEFDASVLPSGTPGVTAKTRSWGYIVGPSCPAPGTPEYTQDSYIGPVLVAVRNLPSTLKFVNDLGNADSTGVLAYKYSVDQTIHWADPLDLHATAHCYHLAEDGHIPDPGSECAQNYAGPIPAAVHLHGGIIPPELDGGPDAWVASDGRKGHGYYTSAPAPPNGFTYKYPNAQETAPLIFHDHVLGNLRLNLYAGIAAGYIIEDNTLIPTDATGVWGSTVLGVAACDPASNKCLPSNLPGTAEIVPVIIQDRIFDTNGQLFWPADDAGGILSSPNPEHPYWAPDFFGDVNVVNGKAWPYLEVQPKRYRFLFINASHSRIYNLNLGVPMWVIGTDGGYVDTPIRVDNLLITSGERYEVIIDFKGLNEQNLILRNTAEAPYPNGTAPKPTTLGHVMQFRVAAADAADTSFDPASGNRIRGKEAQIVRLVKPTKGKLAVKKKNVAVTRQLVFNDVDGASKTVTNPVTGEPGTTYLGGRLEILMNNTKWSGESDRTYGDFTPITLNGVTNNYSEIVQEGNIEVWEFVNLTQVSHAQHLHGVAFQVLNRQDFNKGAYMAAYATAFPGGAFIPGFGPPLDYRPSSASGKKYGGNPDIKPYLQGKVIPPRPEESAWKDTVITLPGQVTRVAVRYTPSDLPISAKAQDRYFPFDSSGGNQNGFVHHCHMTEHEDNEMMRISLVTLNPDAPAPASRLLKKGIDY; encoded by the coding sequence ATGAATGAGATGAGCGTCACAGGCAACTTGCTGGTACGAGGCAAGAGTAATAAGAGGAGAAGTAAGAGTAAAGGTTTCGCGCTGATCGGCGCATTGTTGGGAACGCTTGCGGCCGTTTCCCCGGGTTCAGCGGCCCAGAGCCCGCAAGTTCGATTGGATCCCGACAGCATCCCACAGTTCGCGCAGCCGCTGCCGGGACTCGATCTCGGGGCAGTTGTCAGTAGCGGACCTACCGGTGTAGGTCTCAAGGTGTATGTCGGCGCCGATGCCATCGTCGGGTCGACCGAGATCCACATCTGCGAATTCGACGCGAGCGTGTTGCCGTCGGGTACACCGGGCGTGACGGCGAAGACGCGCTCATGGGGATATATCGTAGGTCCATCATGTCCGGCCCCAGGCACGCCGGAATATACACAGGACAGTTATATCGGCCCGGTACTCGTGGCCGTCCGCAACTTACCCTCTACCCTGAAGTTCGTCAATGACCTCGGGAATGCCGACTCGACTGGAGTGCTGGCGTACAAGTATTCTGTTGACCAGACGATTCACTGGGCCGATCCGCTCGACCTTCATGCCACGGCCCACTGCTATCACCTGGCCGAGGACGGACACATTCCGGACCCCGGTTCGGAGTGCGCCCAGAACTACGCCGGCCCCATCCCGGCGGCAGTGCACCTGCATGGAGGCATCATTCCACCGGAACTGGACGGCGGTCCGGATGCCTGGGTCGCGAGCGACGGTCGCAAGGGTCATGGCTACTATACCTCCGCCCCGGCCCCGCCCAACGGTTTTACCTACAAGTATCCTAACGCCCAGGAAACTGCCCCACTTATTTTCCACGATCACGTCCTGGGTAACTTGCGTCTGAACCTCTACGCGGGGATCGCCGCCGGTTACATCATTGAGGACAATACCCTCATCCCGACAGATGCCACTGGGGTTTGGGGGAGCACCGTTCTCGGTGTTGCCGCTTGCGACCCGGCTTCCAATAAATGCCTCCCTTCGAATCTGCCAGGCACCGCCGAGATCGTCCCGGTCATTATCCAGGACCGCATATTCGACACCAACGGACAGCTTTTCTGGCCGGCCGACGATGCGGGCGGTATCCTGTCAAGCCCGAACCCTGAGCACCCTTACTGGGCCCCCGATTTCTTTGGCGATGTCAATGTGGTGAACGGCAAGGCGTGGCCGTACCTCGAGGTCCAGCCGAAGCGATACCGCTTCCTCTTCATTAACGCGTCTCACTCGCGCATCTACAACCTGAACCTGGGTGTACCGATGTGGGTGATCGGCACGGATGGCGGATACGTAGACACGCCGATTCGGGTCGATAATCTCCTGATCACTTCCGGCGAGCGATACGAAGTCATTATTGATTTTAAAGGTCTGAATGAGCAAAATCTGATCCTCCGTAATACGGCCGAAGCACCGTACCCGAACGGCACGGCGCCGAAACCAACGACCCTTGGGCACGTGATGCAGTTCCGCGTTGCGGCTGCGGACGCAGCGGATACCAGCTTCGATCCGGCTTCCGGCAATCGGATACGGGGCAAAGAGGCGCAGATCGTACGTCTCGTGAAACCGACCAAGGGGAAGTTGGCCGTAAAGAAGAAGAACGTGGCTGTAACTCGCCAGCTCGTCTTTAACGACGTGGACGGCGCGAGCAAGACCGTGACCAACCCGGTCACCGGCGAGCCCGGAACTACCTACCTGGGCGGGCGGCTGGAAATCCTGATGAACAATACCAAGTGGTCAGGCGAATCGGATAGGACGTATGGCGACTTCACGCCGATTACGCTCAACGGTGTTACGAATAACTACTCTGAGATTGTTCAAGAGGGCAACATCGAAGTGTGGGAGTTTGTCAACCTGACCCAGGTGTCTCACGCGCAACACCTGCATGGAGTCGCGTTTCAGGTGCTCAATCGCCAGGACTTCAATAAGGGCGCCTACATGGCGGCCTATGCGACGGCGTTTCCTGGCGGCGCATTTATTCCAGGCTTCGGCCCACCGTTAGACTATAGGCCGTCATCCGCTTCCGGTAAGAAGTACGGCGGTAACCCCGACATCAAACCGTACCTGCAAGGGAAAGTCATACCGCCTCGACCTGAAGAGTCCGCCTGGAAGGACACCGTGATCACCCTTCCCGGTCAGGTGACCAGGGTTGCCGTACGGTATACGCCTTCCGATCTGCCGATCAGCGCGAAGGCTCAGGATCGGTACTTCCCATTCGATTCGAGCGGTGGCAATCAGAACGGCTTTGTCCACCACTGTCACATGACCGAACATGAAGACAACGAGATGATGCGAATCAGCCTGGTCACGTTGAACCCCGACGCGCCGGCACCTGCAAGCAGGCTGCTCAAGAAAGGTATAGACTACTGA
- a CDS encoding exported protein of unknown function (Evidence 5 : No homology to any previously reported sequences), whose product MKSIQRLSIYLIMAIGMWIGTDADASSVQSQDPAAIFARACATCHGAKGLGGVSWVKNNSRDQRTAPQIAGHPADSIKAMVRRGSENAAMPGFGVQEITDAELDALATFIQDNSSSIPTPVKPSGKQVALYVLDADPWFTDRGADNDADPFNDVRRVVLEPGQYLKVINTGRTWHSFTSLESGKDSGFIGYAGNYKNKTKDLNQNRKAGMGFYYADQTAGLASGCNKYICKIHPYMTVEVCTAGSTPKGPNDVLGLTRAHKQPLGLPSVPGIGDEIWVSAQSQEEVGEKTTKIKKKSVRDFDGAYQVINTATWNVTRVPNVGNNPHNSWPGHTATRDVVVSTNWHDNRLTLMDATTKTVVREFRSGATNAHVMAVPGVANRDTWFVSHMGGKAMAEISVDLLELGTDPNVGLLRGAPGPHGLWMCDDTYHFIVADTFNNSASMYDIDFGNVATTATGGTIPLATGIKNGFGPGGCTKGFAANAGTADLAVYNITPTLGAEELDRDTTWSAEHANGVHKNVAGNIALRATDPGTDVASPHALLPAETIEQKRWSHLPIQSPVSPVDATTHGRFMVTANKASFNVVITGLDPSGRPWGVFTAPAGLGAHGVSFGKKNRCDTNNDGVEDTDASAAVICYYAFVTNTFEDYVSVYDLEKVDVNDDRVINNPAGLGMQGPGSALLTENVYLEGGAVAAVVALDPGVAGLCGSVLKCGTGPTGGTYISNLPIGILCPDCRSGVHVGDIPLTLTTGAPLAGPADTVANSGANAKYVYLKEPVWVDTMTVGCALSANDCDNTAGEPFGAGTEVGNLNTQVTLDLELGTNTGAQGIVVRPASAPWTP is encoded by the coding sequence ATGAAGAGCATACAGAGGTTGTCAATCTATCTCATCATGGCGATAGGGATGTGGATCGGTACGGATGCCGACGCCAGTTCCGTGCAATCGCAAGACCCGGCCGCGATCTTTGCGCGAGCCTGCGCGACCTGTCATGGCGCAAAGGGTCTCGGAGGTGTCTCGTGGGTCAAGAATAATTCGCGGGATCAGCGAACGGCTCCCCAAATTGCGGGCCACCCTGCAGACAGCATCAAAGCGATGGTCAGAAGAGGGTCGGAGAATGCCGCAATGCCCGGATTTGGGGTACAGGAGATTACGGATGCCGAGCTGGACGCCTTGGCAACCTTTATTCAGGATAACTCGAGCAGCATACCGACACCGGTGAAACCCAGCGGAAAACAGGTGGCCCTGTATGTGCTGGATGCCGATCCATGGTTTACGGATCGTGGCGCCGACAATGATGCGGATCCGTTTAATGACGTGAGAAGAGTCGTGCTGGAGCCAGGCCAATACCTGAAGGTTATCAATACCGGTCGCACCTGGCACAGTTTCACCAGTCTTGAGTCCGGCAAAGACTCCGGATTTATCGGTTACGCCGGGAACTACAAGAATAAGACCAAGGATCTGAATCAGAACCGAAAGGCAGGTATGGGTTTCTACTACGCCGACCAGACGGCCGGCCTCGCATCGGGCTGCAATAAGTACATTTGTAAGATCCACCCGTACATGACGGTTGAAGTCTGCACCGCCGGTAGCACCCCGAAAGGGCCGAACGATGTGCTCGGCTTAACGCGGGCGCACAAGCAGCCCCTTGGGCTTCCATCAGTCCCAGGAATCGGCGATGAGATATGGGTCAGTGCCCAAAGTCAGGAGGAAGTGGGCGAAAAGACGACGAAAATCAAAAAGAAATCAGTCCGCGACTTTGATGGCGCTTACCAGGTCATCAATACCGCTACCTGGAATGTCACCCGCGTCCCCAATGTCGGCAATAACCCACACAATTCCTGGCCGGGTCATACCGCGACGCGGGACGTGGTCGTCTCAACCAACTGGCATGACAACAGACTGACGTTGATGGATGCCACAACCAAGACCGTTGTCAGGGAATTCCGGTCTGGCGCCACCAACGCGCACGTGATGGCGGTGCCAGGCGTCGCAAATCGGGATACCTGGTTTGTGAGCCATATGGGCGGTAAGGCGATGGCCGAAATCAGTGTGGACCTGCTTGAACTGGGGACCGACCCGAATGTCGGCCTCTTGCGTGGCGCGCCAGGGCCTCACGGTCTGTGGATGTGCGACGATACGTATCACTTTATCGTTGCCGACACCTTCAATAACTCGGCATCCATGTATGATATCGATTTCGGAAACGTTGCCACCACCGCTACCGGTGGAACGATCCCCCTGGCGACGGGCATCAAGAACGGTTTCGGGCCTGGAGGGTGCACAAAGGGCTTTGCGGCGAATGCCGGGACCGCCGATCTTGCGGTCTACAATATCACCCCCACCTTGGGCGCCGAGGAGCTTGACCGCGATACGACTTGGTCTGCCGAACACGCAAATGGCGTCCATAAGAACGTCGCCGGAAACATTGCGCTCAGAGCGACAGACCCCGGAACGGATGTGGCGTCACCCCATGCGCTTCTGCCGGCAGAAACCATCGAGCAGAAACGGTGGTCCCATCTGCCGATTCAGAGCCCGGTCAGCCCCGTCGACGCCACGACCCACGGGCGTTTCATGGTGACGGCCAACAAGGCCAGCTTTAATGTTGTGATTACCGGCCTGGATCCCAGCGGTCGTCCGTGGGGTGTCTTCACCGCACCGGCCGGTCTTGGCGCCCACGGTGTCAGCTTCGGTAAAAAGAATCGGTGTGACACCAATAACGATGGCGTGGAGGATACGGATGCCTCTGCAGCCGTGATCTGCTATTACGCGTTTGTTACCAACACCTTCGAGGATTATGTTAGTGTCTACGATCTGGAGAAGGTCGATGTGAATGACGACAGGGTCATCAACAATCCTGCTGGGTTGGGTATGCAGGGACCAGGTTCGGCGCTCTTGACCGAGAACGTCTATCTCGAAGGTGGGGCGGTCGCTGCGGTCGTTGCTCTCGATCCTGGCGTTGCAGGGCTCTGCGGGTCCGTTCTGAAGTGCGGTACTGGGCCAACCGGTGGAACGTATATCTCGAATCTCCCCATTGGAATCCTTTGTCCGGATTGCCGCAGCGGGGTACACGTTGGCGATATTCCGCTCACGCTGACCACCGGCGCGCCGCTGGCCGGTCCTGCAGATACCGTTGCCAACAGCGGTGCCAATGCGAAGTATGTTTATCTGAAGGAGCCCGTATGGGTAGATACGATGACCGTGGGATGCGCCTTGTCGGCAAACGACTGCGACAATACTGCAGGCGAACCGTTCGGAGCGGGCACAGAAGTAGGAAACCTGAACACACAAGTGACACTTGACTTGGAGCTTGGAACGAATACGGGCGCTCAGGGTATTGTGGTACGACCGGCTTCAGCGCCGTGGACGCCGTAG